A genomic segment from Granulicella arctica encodes:
- a CDS encoding SOS response-associated peptidase — translation MCGRYVRRGDKQKIAEYFHANPQPAELPMPGEDYNVAPTTFQPIIRQSRESGDRELVLARWGLVPFFTKSLDDVKGLSTINARAESITKAPTWREPMKKRRCIIPASAFYEWEKAAKPPKQPYIFELANGKPLGFAGLWDAWKDKDGHWLQSFAIVTTEANELMAKIHPRMPVILHPRDYDRWLDREETERLPLDLLRPLESEEMEMFAANPKVGNVRNNGPELLRAAALAAEDGTLPL, via the coding sequence GTGTGTGGTCGATACGTCCGTCGCGGCGATAAACAGAAGATCGCGGAATACTTCCATGCAAACCCGCAGCCAGCCGAGCTGCCGATGCCGGGTGAAGACTACAACGTGGCTCCCACGACGTTCCAACCCATCATCCGACAGAGCAGGGAATCAGGCGATCGGGAGTTGGTGCTGGCGCGTTGGGGCCTCGTGCCGTTCTTCACGAAATCGCTCGATGACGTTAAGGGGCTTTCGACGATCAATGCACGAGCCGAGTCGATTACGAAAGCTCCGACCTGGCGAGAGCCCATGAAGAAACGTCGCTGCATCATCCCTGCCTCGGCATTTTATGAGTGGGAAAAAGCAGCAAAGCCGCCGAAGCAGCCTTACATCTTTGAACTTGCAAACGGCAAACCGCTGGGTTTCGCGGGCTTGTGGGATGCCTGGAAGGACAAGGATGGACATTGGCTCCAATCGTTCGCCATCGTGACTACAGAAGCGAACGAATTAATGGCCAAAATTCATCCGAGAATGCCGGTTATTCTTCATCCTCGTGACTATGACCGCTGGCTGGATCGGGAGGAGACGGAGCGCTTGCCCCTCGATCTCCTACGGCCACTGGAATCGGAAGAGATGGAGATGTTTGCGGCGAATCCGAAGGTTGGAAACGTACGCAACAATGGGCCTGAGCTCCTACGTGCCGCCGCTCTTGCCGCTGAAGACGGAACGCTACCTCTATAA